Sequence from the Mesorhizobium sp. PAMC28654 genome:
GCGTTCCGGTGCAACCAATCGGGTGTGCGGTGCGCTAAGTCGGGTAATTGATTCGCTTTTTTAAGGCGAATCATGCGAGAGGCGCTTGACCTTCTGGCAGAATGGCGGAATCAGGACGATTCGAAACGTTAACCCACCCGCACCGACGGGAATGCAGTGATATGAGGTGCTGGTGACTGGACAGGCAGGAAGCCTGCCACAGGTATCAGGGTTAATCTGGACTTAATGCATGTCGCTCAAAAGTGGAAACCGGTTTTCGGGCAATGACATGCACCAAACAAATGAGTTGATGCAGTTACTGGCCCGGTGAAGTGCGTTTTCGAGCAAGCGCATAGAGTTAGACCGGTCTGGCAGCGTACGCGGCTTCAATGCTGAGCCGCTTGGAGAACATGAAGAATGGCGACAAAGGAAAAGGAAGAGGTCGAAACCGAACGCGAAGGCGCCACAGATGGCCCTCTGCTCGACCTCTCCGATGATGCTGTCAAGAAGATGATCAAGGCCGCCAAGAAGCGCGGCTATGTCACCATGGACGAGCTGAACTCGGTGCTGCCTTCGGAAGAAGTGACCTCGGAGCAGATCGAGGACACGATGGCCATGTTGTCCGACATGGGCATCAATGTCGTCGAGGATGACGAGCAGGGCGAGGAGGCCGAGGCCACTGATACGGCCGCGGACGCCGAGGAAGACGCCAACGAGCTGGCCGAGCAGACCGGTACCGCGGTCGCCGCCACGACGACCAAGAAAGAGCCGACCGATCGCACCGACGATCCGGTTCGCATGTATCTGCGCGAAATGGGCTCGGTCGAGCTTCTGTCGCGCGAGGGCGAAATCGCCATCGCCAAGCGCATCGAGGCCGGCCGCGAGACGATGATCGCGGGCCTGTGCGAAAGCCCGCTGACCTTCCAGGCCATCATCATCTGGCGCGACGAGCTCAACGAATCGAAGATCCTGCTGCGCGAGATCATCGATCTCGAAGCGACCTATGCCGGCCCCGAAGCCAAGCAGGCGCCGGTGGTCGAGCGCATCGAGGAAGCGCCCAAGGCCGAGGAAAAGCCGCGCCGCGGACGCGACGATGAAGAGGACATCACCAATGTCGGCGCCGATACGCGCGGCATGGGCGACGACGACGAGGAAGACGAGGACGAGGCCAGCCTGTCGCTGGCGGCGATGGAAGCCGAACTGCGTCCCCAGGTGATGGAGACGCTCGACGTCATCGCCGACACCTACAAGAAGCTGCGCAAGCTGCAGGACCAGCAGGTCGAGAACCGTCTGGCCGCCGCCGGCACGCTGTCGCCCAGCCAGGACCGCCGGCTGAAGGAACTGAAGGACCAGCTGATCAAGGCGGTGAAGTCGCTGTCGCTGAACACGGCGCGCATCGAGGCGCTGGTCGAGCAGCTCTACGACATCAACAAGCGCCTGGTGCAGAACGAGGGCAAGCTGCTGCGCCTCGCCGAAAGCTATGGCGTGCGCCGCGAGGAGTTCCTGAAGGAGTATCAGGGCTCGGAGCTCGATCCCAACTGGACGCGCGCGATCGGCAATCTGACCTCGCGCGGGTGGAAGGAATTCACCAAGAACGAGCGGGACGCCATTCGCGACCTGCGCGCCGAGATCCAGCATCTGGCCACCGAAACCGCGATCTCGATCCTGGAATTCCGCAAGATCGTCAATCAGGTGCAGAAGGGCGAGCGGGAAGCCGCGATCGCCAAGAAGGAAATGGTCGAGGCAAACCTGCGCCTCGTCATCTCCATCGCCAAGAAGTACACCAATCGCGGCCTGCAGTTCCTCGACCTGATCCAGGAAGGCAATATCGGCCTGATGAAGGCGGTCGACAAATTCGAATACCGCCGCGGTTACAAGTTCTCGACCTACGCGACTTGGTGGATCAGGCAGGCGATCACGCGTTCGATCGCCGACCAGGCCCGCACCATCCGCATCCCCGTGCACATGATCGAAACGATCAACAAGATCGTGCGCACGTCGCGCCAGATGCTGCACGAGATCGGCCGCGAGCCGACGCCGGAAGAACTGGCCGAAAAGCTCGCCATGCCGCTGGAAAAAGTGCGCAAGGTGCTGAAGATCGCCAAGGAGCCGATCTCGCTCGAAACCCCCGTGGGCGACGAGGAGGATTCGCATCTGGGCGATTTCATCGAGGACAAGATGGCGATCCTGCCGATCGACGCGGCGATCCAGGCCAATCTGCGCGAGACCACCACGCGCGTGCTGGCCTCGCTGACGCCGCGCGAGGAGCGCGTGCTCAGAATGCGCTTCGGCATCGGCATGAACACCGACCATACGCTGGAAGAAGTCGGCCAGCAGTTCTCGGTCACACGCGAGCGTATCCGCCAGATCGAAGCCAAGGCGCTGCGCAAGCTCAAGCACCCGAGCCGGAGCCGCAAGCTGCGCAGCTTCCTCGACAGCTGAGTTGAATTTTATCTGTCGCGAAGAGTTGAGGGCGCCGACTGGCGCCCTTTTTCGTTTCAAGCATCAAATCGTATTTGTCTGGAGCGGTTCATCATTGCTCTACAAGGGCACGTTCAGCCGCGCGCCCTTGACGATGATGCCGCCCCGGTCGCCGATCTCTATCGAGCCATAACGCTGCCTGAAGCACTCGGGCAGCGGACGGTCGCCGGGAATGGACAGCCACAGGCGCAGCATATGCCGCCGTTTGTCCGGGGCCGGCCAATCCCGAAAGCCCATGCGGTCGTGAAGCAGCGAGTGGTTGTAGACAAACTGCATGTCGCCCGGCCGAAGCCGCATCGACAGGTTTAATTTCGGGTCATTGGCAAGGCTGTCGAAAAGATCCAGCGCTTCGACATGCGCCGCGCTCAGCCGCATGGCATCGGGGAAGCGCTGCGCACTGTCGATATATTGGCGCTGATAGATGCCGGTCAGCAATCCCGCATGCCAGTTGAGGACCGGGATTTCGAAATAGGGCTTTTCGCCTTCCGGGATCTCGCCGCGCCGGTCGGTGGCAATCGGATCAAACAGCAGGTGGACCAGGTCGGGCCGCCTTTTGCGCATCTCGTTGTAGATCGTCACTGTGCTGACCAACAGGGACTCGCCGCCTTGCATGGCGTCGCGCAGGCAGAGCAGACCGACGACATCGGCGGAGTCGGTGTGAAACGTCTGGCGCTCCGACGTCTGGTAGATGCGTGTCGTGGCGTCCCTGGCGTCGGCGCCTATATCGCGGACATGGCCGAGGATATGGCCCTGGGCATTCTGCGACCGCGCGCTTCCCAGATGCGCGCCAACCCCGCAGAAGATCGTTGCCACCATTTGCGCGGAGTATCTCTCGACCGGGAGACCGCGAAGTACCTCGAATCCTATTCCGGCGATCAGTTTTTCGCGAAGAGCAGCAAGATGGCCGGCAAGCCGGGGCAGGGGGAAATCGGCCTTGGTCAGGGTGCCGATATCCTGCGAGCGGGCGAGAAAGCCGGTTGCCGCCAATTCCAACTCCGCGACGTCCCGCGGGTCCAGTTCGACCAGCCAATGTTCGGGATGCTCCGCCATGTCCTCGCCGATCCACGCGGCGGGGCTTCTGATCCATTCCGGCAGGTCGACGGTCTCACGCATGAAGCTCTCCGGCGGTTGGATCGGTCTGGGAGGTCGGCCGGGGGTATCAACCAGATCGACGGCCACGACGGAGATTGCCTCAACCAGCCGAGTTTTCAAACCGGCTTTCCCTGGTTGACGCCGGCTGGTTCATGGGCGTCGCCTTGATGGCGCTTGGCCGAAGCTCGCTCTCACCCCGCAACAGGCGCGGTAGTCCTTGCGGGATGTTCGCCGCGGGAGGATAATTTCGCGTCGGATGCATTTTCTGGGCGACAACCCTGGAAGCCAGCCCCGGTCGAGGCCGTGCCGAAAATCCATGGCCTTCGTGCCGTGCTCCGTGGCCCCGGAGGGAGGTGTGCCGTGACGACTTACATCGTGCTGATGAACTGGACGGAGCAGGGCGCAAGGAATGTGCGCGACTCGCCGAAGCGGCTCGATGCCGCCAAGAAGCAGCTGGGCGAGATGGGTGGGGCGTTCAAGTCTTTCTTCCTGACCATGGGCGAATTCGACATGGTGGCGGTGGTCGAAGCGCCGGACGATGCGGTGCTTGCCCGTTTCACGCTGATGCTGGGCTCGGGTGGCAGCGTCAGGACGCGGACACTCAAGGCCTTCCCGGAATTTGCTTACCGCGAGATCATCTCCTCGCTCGGATAATGCAAATCGGTGGGTTTCTGGACCGTCGATGATCAGGTGCCGGCTTGACGGCATCTGATCTGGCGATATTGAGGAGAAATGCTCCTCTCGCTCGAGAAGAATTTCATCTTCATCCATATCCCGAAGACCGCCGGGAGCTCCATCACGCATGCGCTGTGGCGGTGGAGCGTGAAGCCGGAGAAGACGCAGTGGCGTCGGCTACTGTCGCATCTGCCGGTTCGCGAAGCGCCGGAGAAGGCCAATTTCAACCAGCACGACAAGGCGGCCTGGCTGAGGCGCAAGCTGCCGGGCCCGCTCTACGACAGCGCCTACAAATTCGCCGTGGTG
This genomic interval carries:
- the rpoD gene encoding RNA polymerase sigma factor RpoD; translated protein: MATKEKEEVETEREGATDGPLLDLSDDAVKKMIKAAKKRGYVTMDELNSVLPSEEVTSEQIEDTMAMLSDMGINVVEDDEQGEEAEATDTAADAEEDANELAEQTGTAVAATTTKKEPTDRTDDPVRMYLREMGSVELLSREGEIAIAKRIEAGRETMIAGLCESPLTFQAIIIWRDELNESKILLREIIDLEATYAGPEAKQAPVVERIEEAPKAEEKPRRGRDDEEDITNVGADTRGMGDDDEEDEDEASLSLAAMEAELRPQVMETLDVIADTYKKLRKLQDQQVENRLAAAGTLSPSQDRRLKELKDQLIKAVKSLSLNTARIEALVEQLYDINKRLVQNEGKLLRLAESYGVRREEFLKEYQGSELDPNWTRAIGNLTSRGWKEFTKNERDAIRDLRAEIQHLATETAISILEFRKIVNQVQKGEREAAIAKKEMVEANLRLVISIAKKYTNRGLQFLDLIQEGNIGLMKAVDKFEYRRGYKFSTYATWWIRQAITRSIADQARTIRIPVHMIETINKIVRTSRQMLHEIGREPTPEELAEKLAMPLEKVRKVLKIAKEPISLETPVGDEEDSHLGDFIEDKMAILPIDAAIQANLRETTTRVLASLTPREERVLRMRFGIGMNTDHTLEEVGQQFSVTRERIRQIEAKALRKLKHPSRSRKLRSFLDS
- a CDS encoding TauD/TfdA family dioxygenase; the encoded protein is MRETVDLPEWIRSPAAWIGEDMAEHPEHWLVELDPRDVAELELAATGFLARSQDIGTLTKADFPLPRLAGHLAALREKLIAGIGFEVLRGLPVERYSAQMVATIFCGVGAHLGSARSQNAQGHILGHVRDIGADARDATTRIYQTSERQTFHTDSADVVGLLCLRDAMQGGESLLVSTVTIYNEMRKRRPDLVHLLFDPIATDRRGEIPEGEKPYFEIPVLNWHAGLLTGIYQRQYIDSAQRFPDAMRLSAAHVEALDLFDSLANDPKLNLSMRLRPGDMQFVYNHSLLHDRMGFRDWPAPDKRRHMLRLWLSIPGDRPLPECFRQRYGSIEIGDRGGIIVKGARLNVPL
- a CDS encoding GYD domain-containing protein — its product is MTTYIVLMNWTEQGARNVRDSPKRLDAAKKQLGEMGGAFKSFFLTMGEFDMVAVVEAPDDAVLARFTLMLGSGGSVRTRTLKAFPEFAYREIISSLG